A window from Citrus sinensis cultivar Valencia sweet orange chromosome 3, DVS_A1.0, whole genome shotgun sequence encodes these proteins:
- the LOC102621118 gene encoding probable serine/threonine-protein kinase At1g54610 — MGCICSKGAAPEDEIHASDRDKQLNISSVQLVAPAPSLREHPGGIVVGNEGSVRRGQQQQQQPGLKANVTVPFDEGENPRTTIVERPKRNRHQRCATMDMGMGTGTETTIVAVGLQPQMSRIVCLPVGPEGDEVVAGWPSWLTSVAGEAIKGWQPRRADAFEKIDKIGQGTYSSVYKARDLETGKIVALKKVRFANMDPESVRFMAREIHILRKLDHPNVMKLEGLVTSRSGSLYLVFEYMEHDLAGLATTPGIKFTEPQIKCYMQQLLRGLEHCHSRGILHRDIKGSNLLINNAGVLKIGDFGLATTYDPSQNLPLTSRVVTLWYRAPELLLGATKYGAAIDMWSAGCILAELFAGKPIMPGRTEVEQMHKIFKLCGSPSEDYWRKSKSAHATSFKPQQPYKRKVLETFRNFPQSALALVDKLLTIEPENRGSAASALRSEFFKTEPLPCDPSNLPKYPPSKELDAKLRDQEARKQEAEAVRGRGPESVRRGSRDFSAVRTPEFIPSGQSKPTSISHKFHNQEDSCSGFRIEPPTVGRQNVNSHSSTAVHPSASWNKSTVSTRNNSELRTQRSHLPQTAADFSNNNNRMNDRVFIRDSNMGYVPKKNRIHYSGPLMPPGGNMEDILKEHERQIQHAVRKARLEKSGTNNNGLVVGQPNHYGRYGR, encoded by the exons ATGGGCTGCATTTGTTCCAAGGGAGCTGCACCAGAAGATGAAATTCATGCAAGCGATAGGGACAAACAATTGAACATTTCCTCTGTTCAATTGGTTGCTCCAGCTCCTTCATTGAGAGAGCATCCTGGGGGGATAGTTGTTGGAAATGAAGGATCAGTGAGGCGGgggcagcagcagcagcagcagcctGGGTTGAAGGCTAATGTGACTGTTCCATTTGATGAGGGAGAGAATCCGAGGACAACGATTGTAGAGAGGCCTAAACGAAATCGTCATCAAAGATGTGCTACAATGGATATGGGAATGGGAACGGGAACGGAAACAACCATTGTAGCTGTAGGATTGCAACCGCAGATGTCTAGGATAGTTTGCTTGCCAGTTGGGCCTGAAGGAGACGAAGTGGTTGCTGGTTGGCCTTCATGGTTAACTTCAGTTGCTGGTGAAGCAATCAAAGGATGGCAGCCGCGACGGGCAGATGCCTTTGAGAAGATAGACAAA ATTGGACAAGGAACTTATAGCAGTGTATATAAAGCCCGTGATCTTGAGACTGGTAAAATTGTTGCATTGAAGAAAGTGCGGTTTGCCAATATGGATCCAGAAAGTGTTCGATTCATGGCCAGGGAAATCCATATTTTGCGTAAACTTGACCATCCAAATGTTATGAAGCTTGAGGGTCTAGTTACTTCAAGGTCAGGCAGCTTGTACCTTGTCTTTGAGTACATGGAGCACGACCTTGCTGGGCTTGCAACAACACCAGGCATCAAGTTCACTGAACCACAA ATCAAATGTTATATGCAACAGTTGCTTCGTGGACTTGAACACTGCCATAGTCGTGGTATCTTGCACCGAGACATTAAGGGTTCAAATCTTTTGATCAACAATGCTGGAGTTCTTAAGATTGGAGATTTTGGTCTGGCGACTACTTATGACCCTAGTCAAAATCTGCCTTTAACAAGTCGTGTTGTGACTTTGTGGTATCGGGCACCTGAGCTTTTACTTGGTGCTACAAAGTATGGAGCTGCTATAGATATGTGGAGTGCTGGTTGCATCCTTGCTGAACTGTTTGCTGGGAAACCTATTATGCCGGGAAGAACAGAG GTGGAGCAAATGCACAAGATATTTAAGCTTTGTGGTTCACCCTCTGAGGATTACTGGCGGAAATCAAAATCCGCACATGCAACTAGTTTCAAGCCTCAGCAACCTTACAAGCGTAAAGTTCTCGAGACATTTAGAAACTTCCCTCAGTCAGCTCTGGCTCTAGTTGATAAACTACTCACAATTGAACCAGAGAATCGGGGATCAGCTGCTTCAGCACTAAGAAGTGAG TTCTTTAAAACGGAGCCTCTTCCTTGTGATCCatcaaatttgccaaaatATCCTCCGAGCAAGGAACTAGACGCCAAGCTTCGTGATCAGGAAGCAAGAAA GCAAGAAGCGGAGGCTGTTAGAGGGCGTGGACCTGAATCTGTTAGACGAGGTTCAAGAGATTTTAGTGCAGTCCGAACACCAGAGTTCATACCATCAGGACAGTCAAAACCCACAAGCATCAGCCACAAATTCCATAACCAGGAGGATAGTTGTTCTGGCTTCCGGATTGAACCGCCTACAGTAGGTAGGCAGAATGTAAACTCTCATTCTAGTACAGCAGTTCACCCTAGCGCATCATGGAATAAGAGTACGGTCTCTACAAGAAATAATTCAGAGTTGAGAACGCAGAGATCTCATTTGCCTCAGACAGCAGCTGACTTctctaacaataataatcgAATGAATGATAGAGTGTTCATCAGGGATTCAAATATG GGGTATGTGCCGAAGAAAAACAGGATTCATTACTCTGGACCATTGATGCCTCCTGGGGGAAACATGGAAGACATACTTAAAGAGCACGAGAGACAAATACAGCATGCTGTCCGTAAAGCTCGTCTTGAGAAGTCTGGAACTAACAACAATGGCCTTGTTGTCGGTCAGCCAAATCATTATGGAAGATATGGACGGTAA